One genomic region from Glaciimonas sp. PAMC28666 encodes:
- the metC gene encoding cystathionine beta-lyase, whose translation MSSALPSDTSLFKADASSGTSSPSALPSEFALDLPVPQDLSHQAEQTYQIDLDQRVMRHVDTQLIHAGRDPSLYGGMVNTPVFRGSTIMADNLDDWEAGRQTDNPMAKYGRFGTPTTRSFEQAITTLEGGDHALVFPSGLSACTHSIMAFVQVGDHVLITDSAYGPTRTFAERVLRRMGVEVEFFDPLIGGEIRQLIRSNTRVVFVESPGSWTFEVQDIPAIAEEAHKVGAYVLMDNTWATPLYFKPFEHGVDVSIHAATKYIVGHSDALLGVASANQRAWPILKQGAHDFGQTAGPDDIYLALRGMRSMAVRLRQHWDSGMQLAEHLVTQPLVERVLHPALPSDPGHQLWKRDFLGASGLFTIELKPIGRPAFASFFESLQLFGIGLSWGGYESLALPIDKPPTRVASRKTYQNPLVRIHVGLENIDDLKRDMDRAFKCMERAL comes from the coding sequence ATGTCTTCAGCTCTCCCATCAGACACTTCTTTATTTAAAGCAGATGCTTCCAGCGGTACTTCATCACCATCCGCTTTGCCATCTGAGTTCGCGCTTGATCTGCCAGTTCCGCAGGACCTGAGCCATCAGGCAGAACAAACTTACCAGATTGATCTGGATCAAAGAGTTATGCGACATGTTGATACGCAATTGATCCATGCCGGTCGTGATCCGTCGCTTTACGGTGGGATGGTGAATACCCCCGTATTTCGTGGCTCAACCATTATGGCGGATAACCTCGATGATTGGGAAGCGGGTCGTCAAACGGATAATCCGATGGCAAAGTACGGCCGTTTTGGCACCCCGACCACGCGTTCGTTCGAACAAGCCATCACCACGCTCGAGGGCGGCGATCACGCATTAGTGTTTCCATCGGGATTGTCGGCATGCACCCATAGCATCATGGCTTTTGTTCAGGTCGGCGATCATGTATTGATTACAGATAGCGCGTACGGTCCGACCCGCACATTTGCGGAGCGCGTGTTGCGCCGCATGGGTGTGGAAGTGGAGTTTTTCGATCCGTTGATCGGTGGTGAAATCCGCCAGTTGATCCGATCGAATACGCGCGTCGTCTTTGTTGAATCGCCGGGATCATGGACCTTTGAAGTACAAGATATTCCGGCAATCGCCGAAGAGGCGCACAAGGTCGGGGCTTACGTGTTAATGGATAATACCTGGGCCACGCCGTTATATTTCAAGCCTTTCGAACACGGTGTCGATGTGTCAATCCATGCCGCTACCAAATATATCGTCGGGCATTCGGATGCGTTGTTAGGTGTGGCCAGCGCAAATCAGCGCGCATGGCCGATTTTGAAGCAGGGCGCACACGACTTCGGCCAAACTGCGGGACCGGATGATATCTATCTGGCGCTGCGCGGGATGCGCAGTATGGCCGTACGTTTACGCCAGCATTGGGATAGTGGTATGCAGTTAGCTGAGCATTTGGTGACGCAACCGTTGGTGGAGCGTGTTTTACATCCTGCGTTGCCATCCGACCCCGGCCATCAGCTTTGGAAGCGCGATTTTTTGGGGGCCAGCGGATTGTTCACCATTGAACTGAAGCCGATAGGCCGCCCGGCGTTTGCCAGTTTCTTTGAAAGTCTTCAGTTATTTGGTATTGGCCTGTCGTGGGGCGGGTATGAAAGTCTGGCGTTACCGATTGACAAGCCACCAACGCGGGTCGCGTCACGCAAGACTTACCAGAATCCCCTGGTCCGTATTCACGTCGGTCTGGAAAATATAGATGATCTCAAACGGGACATGGACCGCGCGTTTAAATGTATGGAGC